GTCATATCCTTTCCAACAGAGAAAGAAACCACTTTAGAGACCAATCTTCGCCAAACCGTGCCAAAAAAAATTGGCCTAATACCACCTCCAGGTTTAAGCAACGGAGTTAGGGGTGCACTGGCAATGAACTCGCCTAAACTCCCGGGACATTTtccagccaaccaaagattgaCAACCCCTGTGATTGAAGCAAGTAAATTATCCGCGACTGCAGCTGCATCCCCACTCATCACATCCACCAAATGTTGTGCACGAAGTCCATCCCGGCCACACGATGTCCCTTTTGGGAATCTCTTGATAACACCCAATACAGCCCAAGAGTCCACTGTTACCGCGTCAACCAAAATATCATCACTTGGCACAACAGGAAGGGGCGCATGTGGGTGTTTATCCAGCAAATCTTGGTGCATAGACTCATTACATGGAGCCACCCCAGATGAAGAAAGTACCCTGATTGCGGCAGCAAAGTGACCGCAACTAATTTTCTTCTGGCAAGCCAACAGATTGGCAGATCCCTGCTTCTTTGAATCTGACTTCCTAACCCCAGTACGTACAGGTTtctgaagtaatttgttttccaaAATAAAACACCCATTCGGCTCTTTCCAAACTGAAAGTGCATTGATGATAGCCGCGACTTGTAATCTCTTCTGGTTCCCTAATTTTTCTTCTGATGAGCTTCTCGGTTTGAACAGGGTTAGCGTACAAATGGGAAGGAGGATACGTTGCAGCCAAGCTGAAAGGTTGTTTGGGCTAACAATGACTCTGTCGAGACAGACTTTCAATTCTCTTGAGAATGCTAGCCTGCATTTATACGAAATGCTAGTAACAGTTGTATACTATCTTTGAAATATGTCATTGAGTAGGTCAGTCGAAATAACCCCTAAAACATCAACAACACTGTTCGTAGAAACATCACAGAAAACATCGTTGTTAGAACCCAAGTTTTCAATACTAACCTCAGCTGGTTTTGGCAGTCTGTGTAGTAGAAAACCGACACCTGAACCTGGTCTAGCAATGACCTCCCTATGCACAACACCTTCCCGTACCTTGCAAGGAATTCTCCAAGAATTCAATTGCATGCAACTGCAACACATCCACATTCGAAGATGATTAAGAGTTTTTCCCATGCACGATAAATGCGCAAGTTATTAGCAATCAACTCTCTGCAAAATGATTTGCCGTCTTCAGAATTCAAATGCTTGTCGATTAAATGTTTCATGAACGATCCCTTGGCATAACCTCTGCCGTTTACACCATCACGACAGCTCTGAAAAGACTTGAGAGAGCAATGGAAGAAGCCATCACCTGGAGAAACTAATTCAGGCGTCTGGGAAGAAGGAGTTGCTGGAAGCTGAGGACGGGAAGACGCCCTAGTGTATCTATCCATGGCAAACACAGATAAATCCTAAAAACGGCGactgaaaccctaaaagaaaacccaaaaacagtaaccaaaagaaaagggaaaaagggaaaaacaaaaacaaaaataccaaaactaagGAACCGTGGTAGAGaaatcaaaaaagaaataaaaaacgatTGTAAATCTCGAAGAATTCATGGTGAATACGGCGATTGAAACTGGCTTTCAGTCGCCAGGAAAAGTCGCCAGAGAGAACCatgagaaaagagaaaaaaaaatctggtGAAAAAATATGGTAATTTTttgtaaatataaaaattattttgCTAGATAGAAaataatatctcaatttctcaccGCTAAGGAGAGCAAGCGTGCTGACAACGTAGAATAAACATAATAGAAAGACCAAATATGAGAACAATATAGTAGTATAAAAAGAGAAACTTTGTTGATTTTGTTatctataataaaaaaaagaagggTTTTTGAGCCACATACGGTCGGATAATATTTTAGAAACAAACGGAtgatccgaccatcccagtcttaTCCTAGCCAAAGACATCTGACGGTCATTTGATTTGTAACCTCTTATCATTAAAATTAAATTGAAAGTTAAAAGGTTTCTCATTGCCATTATTTATGTCTTTTGGGATTACAAAAATTATATGGTTTGTattataaatattattatttattataaaAACATTCTTGCTAAAGACCTTCGTAATTTTTGAGACCTGCAAATAAACAATGATAAGATCATTTCCAATTTatcttaaaaaaatcaaaacttccaGAGTTTTTTTGTGCGTAACAATTATTAGTATTGTCAAAATGACATGTTGATTGTCAAGCGGTTGATCAGTAAAAGGGTAATAAATCTATAATGCAAAGTACATACCTCCaacaaaaaagaaatcaaaaagcaAAAGTTAACTGTGTAAAATGCCCCAAAATTAGTTATTCCAGAAACGATACCCCTGGCATGCCCAGGGTAGAAACAAATCAAAGCCTAACAATATTGAGAAATTACCTCAGTTGAAACATGAGCGAAGAATCACAGTTGCATACTGTTTTTCTCATAACCGTCCTCTCAAAAAGCTTCACCAATAGACAAGATGATAGAATATCATAAAATCGATTCAACAACTATTAGGTTGCTTGCATTCTTTGAGAAATTGAACGGTTACACTAACTTACATGGTTTTAAAGTTTAAAAATGGGGATGCAAAAATTTAGGAATATTGTTAATTTTAGGAAACTCAACAATTTTAGTTGAAGGAAAATACTGACTCACACAAATTTGTCGGCTGAAATATCGCTAACTATCCAAAGTTTGATTTGGTTTTCTACGTTTAAGCATGCGTATCGTGCAATACCTCATTAACTCCAAAATAAAACTATAACACCCATATATGAATTAAAAATCACTAAACAGTCAATTTACGGTTGATTTAATGTCTTATAGTTATATAAGCCGTGGAAATTACCTTCCCACTCACATTGTCACACACACCCTGAATTATATAAGCTGGAGAGATTACCTTTCCACTCACATAATCACACCCATCCTACTACAATCACACAACACTCTCTAGGTTATCTATTGTATTATATGTAGTGACTTATTGTAATATGTTTGATTGGGTATTTGCTCTTTGTATTTGGATCCTAGCCACTCATAGTGGTGCACTTTGAATATAGTTTTATTTTCAGACTTTCTTTACTCATCATGATTGTAGTGACTATGTCATacaatatttttttggttttttaaatggCAGGTTGTTTATATAGGTAATCTTGACTCGATGGGAATTTGTAACTCTTTGTGCTGATATAGGTATTAGATCAGCATGTTCAGGGTGTTCTCACAAATTTGATGAAACTATAATGAGGTTGCTATCTCATTCTAACATTCCTAAAAAGACAATTGTTCAGGTTGAGGTAATTATGACTTTCTGTTGTTAGCTAAGTTCACATTTGTGGTTTAGTTAACCCTAGATTTTAATTTATGTTTTTTTGTAGGCGTTGAATATtaattggtttctgaaacatctTAATGGAAAGGATGAgataaatttttaaaatttttcttCAATTAAACTACTATATATGTGATTTGTTTTCTGAATGGATCATGAGGAATTATTAATATGGTGGTATGTTTATAGATAAAGCATGAATTTGGTAAATTTAATTTGGCAATTATTTAGAAGTACCagttttttgattttgttttggttACAAAACAACACAAGATTAGTTCTCTAGAATCTGCGAATTCCTTCACTATATTTGACTAACTCCTTTGATAAAACAACCATAACTGACTTgttttcttccacaaaaattaaaTTGATATAATAGTAAGCTATGGATTGGGAAAGAACTTTAATTATAAAGAATGACTTCAAATGTTTAAAAATAATATTTGTATTTAAATTATAACAAATAATGGGTGAGTTTTGTAGTTATTGTGCAGCTTCTCCGGATATTCACATGACGGGACAACAGAAAGAGGCAAGCAATATCACTTGACACTTAACACTGAAGGACTATGCCTTTGTTGTAGGTAAGAAAATTGAAGCTTGATTTTGAGAACCCCCAAAAGGAATGGAAGTCTCCAGATATATGtaattttttatcaaaaaatttcttGAATTTAGTGTTATTTTGAGTAGGATAGTGGAGACCAATATACTTTGTTTTCATCATAAATGACTTCTGGACTATACTGATTATAGAGTTtgataaaatcaaatcaattatACATTACTCTTTTTCgtattttattagacatttataAGAATACCATGTCGAGTTATTTTGGTTGGATCAAATTATTTCTAGTGTGTTtaaaaagaagcaaaagatcATTTCTACCATTAGGGAAATAACTACACCATTAAATCACAAATTACACCTAGAATGAGGAGATTACAAGAGTTACAAAATTAACACCTATATAATGGGCATTAAGTGCCTAATTACTAGGGATTAGTAGAGTTTGTGCACCCTTATCCAAGTTCGTGCTCATAATTTTTGGGATGAGGAAGCACATAAAACGAGAGCACATGTTTTTGTGTTTGTATTAGTAAATATGTGACAATTTTTGGATAAACTGCGAATCCATTTTGTTTAAAATAATGTTCATGTTTATTATGATCTtccatgaaaaagtgggggtctaacaaccacgctcaatatttcgtttaggcaatctgtatggactaactccaatataattccaagagaatcaactagatagtcagatttaatcaagaaaatataatgcggaaaagaaataacacaaacactagaagttttgtaaacgaggaaactgcaaatgcagaaaaaccccgagacctagtccagatttgaacaccacattgtattaagcctctacagactctagcctactacaagttaacttcggactggaatgtggttgagccctaaccaatctcacactgattaaggtacagtcgcgttccttacgtctctgaatcccagcaggactctacgcacttgattcccttagatgatctcacacacaactaaaggttgctacgacccaaagtcgaagacttgataaacaaatttgtctcacatagaaaagtctatatgaatagataaatttgtctcccacagaaatacctacgagtttttgcaaagattgcattacttattatataaatgtatttgttcatgagtatgtaaacatacttaaccaattttagaacttaacccactcatgtatgcaaacgggtacgcatacctaagttcccagacttggttttgttttccagtatgcagacgggtacgcatactgtcgttcatgaccgaactcagttgaaatcagtacgcatacgggtatgtatactatagttccggacttcaattgttgaatcagtacgcatacgggtatgcatactaaattcccggacttggaatacacttgcaacagttagcatacaagtacgcatactgtgctatattggtcaattgttctaaactcccattttaatcattgaaacattcttggaagacgagaatagctgtctcacacaaactattagctttaaagaaattttcaagtgatcaaatgatcaatacaaaatatctcgagtctacatcaaatgattgttcatcttttgactttcgtcaagaataaaagatgaacttggttaaagcaaaagcttaccaacacatatttcgataaagatataagcgagttaaactcagatcgaaatatgaaatgtgtataatgtaaagtctatatagctatactacttttgtctcaatatgagatataatagaaataaacttctgagtgatagatgagttcaaatctccacataccttttgttgatgaagtcccacaagctccccttagtagttcttcgtcttcaatcgatgaacgtcgtgaagtctaaagctcaactacatattctatcatAATACGAGACAtaattataagtagactagaaatcaagacttatagttttgacaactaaacttgataaacaagcttgagatagcaacgcttgcgagtttgaccagaTCTTGACATTTCTTAATGTCATCAGAGAAATCTGGTAAGGAATGAGAAACAACTTTCTATCATTCACTATAGCTGGATTTCTAAAATTCAGCTCAGCCTCTTTAGGATGAGACTTATTCTcagagaaaaaaaatccaaccaCGTAATTGAACCAAATTTTGGTGTATCTTCAGAGAGAGACGGAGTAGGAACAGTCTTCGGTGTACCAGAGACACCACTATCAACACCATAACGAAGTGAACTATTGAGATCTCCTTTAGGGTAACCCTCTGCATCACCGGAGCCGTTCAGCAGAGGTGGAAAGCCACCTGACGCCATCGACATACCGTCGTCAGAGGCGGAGAGAGGAGGAAACAACcacaaaaaacctaaacctaaaaatcGCCTTCAAATCGCACCATCTCGAGGTTTCTCTCTCCTAACGTGACTTTTTATATACTGTGTCGCtcaatcttgtttttttttcttgtgatagttaccgattacatagcctgtgaatgaatgcttatatatatttttgctctGTGTATTTgatttatgacatgtttgattccggttttcattaaccttaatattcaatctcatatgatgtgacctTTATGGTTTTTGTGAcattttgatttagcgggattaagttctagcccatgttggtatgctttatcaaaggatcataagatgttccgattgaaactcatatgtgaaaagtcacaatatgttgaatcagtttatgtttacatgagttttgtttagcataacatatgtgtttcaggttttcaactttttctattggcacacattagttaaaaccgattcaacctttctctggtaaatgttgcttttgttgttgttcttttgttcttgcgagaggatgacaacacactgggggaagttcttattgaacttgcgattaatgatatatctttctgggagaAGAGgctgcgaaatttgaggtaatggATTTGTtaattaatcgttttcctgtttaagaaaagcctgtttatattgcatatatttttcttttgcttaacaaaatttcggtataattgatatattccattatattatgtatggatgtgtgtgtatgACTCAATTGttcccggttaagaaaaattgtgtcaatccatttggcttattgtttggtatcttctttattgttgcgtatcaagtgtttttgcttaacgaaattcggtgcaattgcggtgctataatgtctatgtttgtttcaattccttccggttaagaaaataatgtgCAAGtcaaatttttttggtttgtatgtattgtttatggcttaacaaaatatgggatcatttgtttagtccaaattgattccggataagagaaaccaagttaattctgatcttagttagacttatcaaattggaggattcggttattaagtctaattgaatgccttgacaagaaaaactagttaactaacctagtgtttgtcttgtctaaagggaaaggtctaagttataatCTGAATAATGGGTCATTTACACATATGTCCCAGTTTCTTAAGTTGTTTACGAAATaatcccgtttttttcaaaacttACAAATTAATCCCGTTACAAAGATTTCCATCCAGTTACAAGTTAACTGGTGTTAACTGACATGTGGAAGATTTAGGATGACCTGAGATGCCCAATATACccttcagttaaacttgtttccTCGTTTCTTCAGGAGGATCTCATCGACAAACTTTGTCTTCTTCACCTGTTAGAAGCCAGATAGAAAAACCATAAAATCGTAAAAATAGAGCAAGGCAAGCTAACGACACTAACACTACCATTTATTGATAACATTGAATCAAAGATCCAATACTCAAAACATCCAAAAAAAATATCTCTGGGAGATAGCTAATATCCTAACAAAGTAAAAGCTAATCTAAAACATAACCAAATAAACAGAGCAAATGCATGAAGTTTTATAGGTCTCActtgaaagcaaacaaaagacATCCTAACCAAAACTAGTTTCAAGTAAATCTTCTTGGCTTCTTCGTTGCAGGCATAGAACCACCAGCACTTCCAGCTTGTGATGATGACTGGGATTGAAATGCCAGTCCGCCTTCTTCAGATGTAGACCTATTTCTCTTTGTATTAGAGCCAACTGCACCACCAGGACAAGTTGTCTTGTTGTGACCAGGCAGCTTGCATTTGCTGCAACACCTGACTTTCTTCTCGGATAGGGTCTCATTATAGGCCTTCCTTCTGTTCTTCCTAGGCCGGCCTGGTTTCCTAATGAGCAATGGAGGAACAATAGTTGTTCTTGGCTGTATAAGAGAAGAACAAAGGAAGTTAATATTGCATAATACTAAAAATGATTACTTAGCTGCCGCAAAAATTAAACATCCTAAATATCTACACTATATATGTTACTGGAGGGTCTGGAATCCGACATCCAAACACTAAAATCCATTAAGTAGCTAGGTACAGGGTTCATACAAGAATTGAGAAGAATTGAGTTCAGATACACACATATATTTTCCTACCCCCACTTTGAATTCATGTATCACAATTGTACTTTTAAGTAGATACACACATATATTTAAGGTAAACCTAATAATGTAATGTAAAAGGTTGTCTAAGTTCATAGTGCAAACATAAATCAGATCCAATTAAGGACAATTAAACATGAATAGTTGATAGTTAGGAAAAAACCTCATCCCAGTCCTCAGGCCCTTCCAATGGCACCATATCAGGGGAATAGGTGGTCCTGTAGTTATCCACTGAGTAATATCTGGCACAATACCTATAAAAATGCacacaagaaaaacaaacagGTTTAACATTTCATATATTGGtaataaagaaaaaatcatagATAAAACTACATGTGTTATGCACACTTACTCAACCCAATTGGGCCTGATTTGCTGCAGAGCACAGACTGCGTGTTGACAGGGGAAACCCCTCAGCTGCCATTGCATGCAGCTGCAAGTATGTTTCTCAAGGTCAACAGTGAATATTGTATTATGTATGCTTGTGACTTCATAAAGCTTGCCAGCAACCACTCTTTCTACCTTATATTCCCCCGTTTTCTTAAACATCTTCTTCAATAATTTTTTGGCAGTAGGAACCAAATCCCCAGAATCCCATCCAACACAAGCATTTCTTCTCTTGTAAAACAGCCCCATCACCAGCTGTCCATACATCAAAACTAGCTTGCAGACAGGTTTCTCCCTAATGTTGGTTATCATGTTATTGAAACTTTCAGAAAAGTTGTTACTCAAGTGTTCACAAGCGCTCTTGTGGTCAAAAAAGGCCCTGCACCAGCTTTTAGGATCCTCGCCCATCAAATACTGACAAGCACTAACACTCTCTGACATCATACTATCCATGTGTGCCTACAGTTGAAACATATTTAGTGTTACAAGAATTTTACTTTCTAAGAATAAAAAATGTCACTCATTTCATTTACGGACTAAAACAAACCTGAAAGTGTTTAGGCTTATAAGCTCTAGCAGCATTCCAGAATAGTGTGTGTAGTTTAGATCCCTTGTAGTGCATTTTGAAGTTTGCATACATGTGCCTGCCATGAATATAGAACATACTTTATGTATTTTGTAACAATAAAATGATCAGGTTGGAGGTTAGTTTGTAACCTGAAGCAGAACCTATGTGGTGAAGTAGGGAACAACTTTTGGACAGCGTCTCTCAAACCCTTCTGTCTATCAGATATGAAGTTGATTGGCTCAACGGGATAATCAACCAATCTATGCTTGAGATTATTCAAGAACAAGAACCAGTTCTCCGCACACTCGTTTCTACAAACCATGATACCCAAAGGAACCAATCCATTCTGCCCATCAAGAGCAGTGGCAGATAGTAGACAACCACCATACTTTCCCTTCAGGTGACAACCATCCAGCCCAACCACATTTCTACAACCATTTATAAAACCCCTCATTGGGGCATCAAAAGATATGGTCACAGATTCAAAGCGATTGTCTCTGCACGAAGAAACAAGGAAAGTTTTAAAACTAGAACT
This is a stretch of genomic DNA from Papaver somniferum cultivar HN1 chromosome 1, ASM357369v1, whole genome shotgun sequence. It encodes these proteins:
- the LOC113350238 gene encoding uncharacterized protein LOC113350238, giving the protein MDSMMSESVSACQYLMGEDPKSWCRAFFDHKSACEHLSNNFSESFNNMITNIREKPVCKLVLMYGQLVMGLFYKRRNACVGWDSGDLVPTAKKLLKKMFKKTGEYKVERVVAGKLYEVTSIHNTIFTVDLEKHTCSCMQWQLRGFPCQHAVCALQQIRPNWVEYCARYYSVDNYRTTYSPDMVPLEGPEDWDEPRTTIVPPLLIRKPGRPRKNRRKAYNETLSEKKVRCCSKCKLPGHNKTTCPGGAVGSNTKRNRSTSEEGGLAFQSQSSSQAGSAGGSMPATKKPRRFT
- the LOC113350228 gene encoding uncharacterized protein LOC113350228, with amino-acid sequence MASGGFPPLLNGSGDAEGYPKGDLNSSLRYGVDSGVSGTPKTVPTPSLSEDTPKFGSITWYGKVLCIGRSLLDQVQVSVFYYTDCQNQLRLAFSRELKVCLDRVIVSPNNLSAWLQRILLPICTLTLFKPRSSSEEKLGNQKRLQVAAIINALSVWKEPNGCFILENKLLQKPVRTGVRKSDSKKQGSANLLACQKKISCGHFAAAIRVLSSSGVAPCNESMHQDLLDKHPHAPLPVVPSDDILVDAVTVDSWAVLGVIKRFPKGTSCGRDGLRAQHLVDVMSGDAAAVADNLLASITGVVNLWLAGKCPGSLGEFIASAPLTPLLKPGGGIRPIFFGTVWRRLVSKVVSFSVGKDMTSYLGDYQFGVGMPSGGSILHAVNYLLEMKGHSDKMSMLLIDFSNAFNMVSRSQLIKEVRLHCPGISRWVEFCYSRPAKLYYNQYILSSALGVHQGDPSVPCCSR